The DNA segment TATACGCGGTCGAGGCGGCGGTCAAAATTTGCGTTTCGTTTTGCATAGCGCCGTGGCCTTGAGTCTGCCGGGCAAGGTTCGCATCCGTTTGATTTTGCGTGCCATTTGGCTTATTTTCTTGCGCCAAAAACGCGCTTTGCTCGCTCGGCTTGGTTGCTAAAATTTGCGAAATTCGGTCAAGCTCACTTTCTTTGGCGCTTGTTAAATTCCGCGCTATTTGCTCTGCGGCGCTCGCCTCGCTTGCCACGACCAAATTTATCAAAATCGCTATTAAAATGATAAAAATTCTCATATTTTCCCTTCTTTTAAAGCTCGTTCATAGTCGCTTGGATAGTTGATGTTGAAAAATTCGTCTGCGTGCACGAATTTTACGATCTTGCAGCGGCAACGGCTGCGCAAAAGCCCGATCTTGTGCTCGCCCGCGGCAAAAAGCTCGCCCGCCGCGTCCGCTAAATTTGCGCTGAAAAACCCGCAAAGCGAGTGCGCGTGCGAATCGTCTGCGGCGATAACCATATCGTATTCGCCGGCAAATTTATATAGCTCGCGCACGCACTCTTCGCTAACAAACGGCATATCGGCCGGGACGATAAAGACGCTTTCGTTTTTAAAATTTCTAAGGATACTGTAAAGAGCCAGCATCGGAGAAAAGGGCTCTACGCTCAAATTTGCTCGCTCGTTTGCGATTTGCGAGGCAGGTAAATTTTGCGGCGATAAAATTTTATTTTCTTGTCCGCTTTGCTCCAAATCCGAAACGAGCGCGCTGTCGTTTTTTGAAATCAAATTTGAAATATTTTGCGATAAAATTCGAGCTTGCGATTGCGCCGTATCATTGTCGCAATGTGAAAAATTCGGCGTTTTGCCCGCATTATCGTCAGGCGACGGCTTTTTTGAAATTTGAGCGCGCATCGGCTCCGCATCGCTGTTTTTGAGCGCGCTTTTATCCGCTTCGCTCTTGGTTAAATTCGGCTTTTGCTTTGAAAAAATATCCGCGCCGCAATCTTGCAAATTTACTTTTTTTTCGTATGCGCGAGCTAAATTTAACTGCGAAATTTCCTTTGCGTCGGCGTCTTTGATGAGCGGTAGGGGCGGGTCAAACTTTTCAAATTTGGAGCTAACGAATACGCGCTCGAAAATCCGCCCGAATTTATGCGCTCCGTAGTGCGTGAGCGTCGCAAATCCGCCAAAAGGCAGCAATGTTTTGTCGCGGCCCATTCGCGAGCTTTTGCCTCCGGCTAAGATGACGCAGGTTTTCATTTTTTTCCTTAAGCAAAATTATAAGGCTAACTTTAGCTAAAAACGGCTTTGATTTACCAAAATGCACCCGCCGCGCCCCAAAAATAGTATAATGCGGATTTTAAAGGAGAGAAAATGAGCGAGAAAAATTTGCAAATTTTAGGTTGGATAGGCACGCGCCTATCGGTCATTATGTATATTTCCTACATCCCGCAGATAATGGGCAACCTTGAGGGCAACAAGACGCCTTTTATCCAGCCTCTGGCCGCAGCGATAAACTACACGATCTGGACTAGCTACGACCTGCTAAAAGTCAAAAGGGACTACCCGCTAGCGGCTGCGAATTTACCGGAAATAATTTTCGGACTTTTGGCGACGATAACGGCGTTTTAAAGGATAAAGACCGCTAAATTTGCCGATACGGCGAAGTTAAATTTTATTTTTTGATGCTAGTTTCAGTGGCTCAAATTTACAAATTTAACTTCAAATTTGAATGTAAAATTTTCTGAATCGTTTTGCCGACGCAAAGAGTCATAAATTTGAATTTTTGGCTTCTTTTTGCTGTATTTTAATATCTTGATTTTTTTGTTAAGAGAGGGACTTGAATTGTGCTCTGCTCTGCTTCATGCTTTGCATTCGCAGCTTTTGGGGAAGCAGTTGCGAGTGTAGCAACGGTAGCGAATGCAGTGAAGCTAAGCAAAAGAGCTCCCTTTTGTATCTACTTTTCTTTTTTTCTTGGGAGGCGGAAGGGGCTTTACTTCGCCTGCGGCTCGTAACTGCAAGCAGACCTACTTACGCTCTGTTTACAGCTACGAGCGAAGCGGTCTCAAGCCCGTAGGGCGACGGTAGCGAACGTAGTGAAGCTAAAGTAGAGCGTCGCCTTTCTTTGCTTCGGCTTTGCCTCGCAACTGCAAAGCAGACCCGCCCCCGTCTGC comes from the Campylobacter rectus genome and includes:
- the mobA gene encoding molybdenum cofactor guanylyltransferase encodes the protein MRAQISKKPSPDDNAGKTPNFSHCDNDTAQSQARILSQNISNLISKNDSALVSDLEQSGQENKILSPQNLPASQIANERANLSVEPFSPMLALYSILRNFKNESVFIVPADMPFVSEECVRELYKFAGEYDMVIAADDSHAHSLCGFFSANLADAAGELFAAGEHKIGLLRSRCRCKIVKFVHADEFFNINYPSDYERALKEGKI
- a CDS encoding membrane protein; amino-acid sequence: MSEKNLQILGWIGTRLSVIMYISYIPQIMGNLEGNKTPFIQPLAAAINYTIWTSYDLLKVKRDYPLAAANLPEIIFGLLATITAF